One window of the Dongia rigui genome contains the following:
- the iolB gene encoding 5-deoxy-glucuronate isomerase, translating to MKSKAPDAQGRVHHITPQSAGWGHVGFDLYHLKSGQKIDVAADAREHCLVLVAGRADVAAGNETFRNIGERNSPFEGKAPYSVYAPAGIPCHVTALSDVELAVCSAPGGKGSSPIRLIAPKDVAYEERGKGSNVRHVYNILPETAPADGLLVVEVVTPGGNWSSYPPHKHDTSAAPVETKLEETYYHRLNPSQGFAFQRVYTDDRSIDQTMAVENGDVVMVPEGYHPVGAPHGYDLYYLNVMAGPERRWCFKNDPQHEWIVKK from the coding sequence GTGAAGTCGAAAGCCCCTGATGCGCAGGGGCGGGTGCATCACATCACGCCGCAAAGTGCGGGCTGGGGCCATGTCGGCTTCGATCTTTATCACTTGAAGAGCGGGCAGAAGATCGACGTCGCGGCCGATGCGCGTGAACACTGCCTCGTCCTCGTCGCCGGTCGCGCCGATGTCGCGGCGGGCAATGAGACCTTCCGCAACATCGGCGAGCGCAACTCGCCTTTTGAAGGGAAGGCGCCTTACTCCGTCTATGCCCCGGCCGGCATCCCTTGCCATGTGACGGCACTCAGTGATGTCGAACTGGCGGTGTGTTCCGCACCCGGCGGCAAGGGCAGTTCGCCCATACGCCTCATCGCACCCAAGGACGTGGCCTATGAGGAACGCGGCAAGGGCAGCAATGTCCGCCATGTCTACAACATCCTGCCCGAGACCGCGCCGGCCGATGGCCTGCTGGTGGTCGAGGTGGTGACGCCGGGCGGCAATTGGTCTTCCTATCCGCCGCACAAGCACGACACCTCGGCGGCACCCGTCGAAACGAAGTTGGAAGAGACCTATTACCACCGCCTCAACCCCTCACAGGGTTTTGCTTTCCAGCGCGTCTATACTGATGACCGCTCGATCGACCAGACCATGGCGGTCGAGAATGGCGATGTGGTGATGGTGCCAGAAGGCTATCACCCGGTCGGCGCTCCCCACGGCTACGACCTCTATTACCTCAACGTGATGGCGGGGCCGGAGCGCCGCTGGTGCTTCAAGAACGATCCCCAGCACGAATGGATCGTGAAGAAGTAA
- the iolE gene encoding myo-inosose-2 dehydratase — MTVTLGINPIGWTNDCMGWLGDLIPLNTLLSEAREAGFSGVELGRKYPKQPKKLKALLDRHDLKLVSGWYSARLLARDTKEEIAAMQDHLALMKGCGAKVMVFAETTNDIVLNVGAGFSQRPKVSSAADWKKLGIRMTEVADYMLGHGVQMAVHHHMGTPIESQQDVDRLMENTGYEVGLLLDTGHMTVAGGDPVAVAKKHASRIKHVHCKDVRRYALEACRRRDTSFSEAVLCGLFTAPGDGIVDYGKILGILAKAKYKGWLVQEAEQDPRLFNPKIYAELGNAHLRATAKAAKLKVVG; from the coding sequence ATGACCGTCACTCTCGGCATCAACCCCATCGGCTGGACCAATGATTGCATGGGCTGGCTCGGCGACCTCATTCCCTTGAACACGCTGCTCTCCGAGGCGCGGGAAGCCGGCTTCAGCGGCGTCGAATTGGGGCGCAAATACCCCAAGCAGCCAAAGAAACTGAAGGCGCTCCTCGACAGGCATGATCTGAAGCTTGTCTCCGGCTGGTACTCCGCGCGGCTCCTCGCCCGCGACACCAAGGAAGAAATCGCCGCGATGCAGGACCACCTCGCCCTCATGAAGGGCTGCGGCGCCAAGGTCATGGTCTTTGCCGAAACCACCAACGACATCGTGCTCAATGTCGGCGCCGGCTTCTCGCAGCGCCCGAAAGTATCGAGTGCTGCCGATTGGAAGAAGCTTGGCATCCGCATGACCGAGGTGGCCGATTACATGCTGGGGCACGGCGTGCAGATGGCGGTTCATCACCACATGGGCACACCCATCGAAAGCCAGCAGGATGTCGACCGGCTGATGGAGAACACCGGCTATGAAGTGGGCCTGCTGCTCGATACGGGCCACATGACCGTGGCGGGCGGCGATCCCGTCGCCGTCGCCAAGAAGCATGCCAGCCGCATCAAGCATGTCCACTGCAAGGACGTGCGCCGCTATGCCCTCGAAGCCTGCCGCCGCCGCGATACCTCCTTCTCGGAAGCGGTGCTGTGCGGTCTTTTCACCGCGCCCGGTGATGGCATTGTCGATTACGGCAAGATCCTGGGCATCCTCGCCAAGGCCAAATACAAGGGCTGGCTGGTGCAGGAAGCCGAGCAGGATCCCCGTCTTTTCAACCCGAAGATCTATGCCGAGCTCGGCAACGCCCATTTGCGCGCCACGGCGAAGGCTGCCAAGCTGAAAGTCGTTGGCTGA
- the iolD gene encoding 3D-(3,5/4)-trihydroxycyclohexane-1,2-dione acylhydrolase (decyclizing) — protein sequence MKTIRLTMAQALLRYFRAQEIEIDGVRQPILAGMFAIFGHGNVAGLGEALADVADDFPTYRAQNEQAMAHAAVAFAKAHHRRRILGCTTSVGPGATNMITAAAVAHVNRLPLLLLPGDIFANRRPDPVLQQIESFQDATLSANDCFKPVSRLWDRITRPDQILASLPQAMRVLTDPVECGPVTLCLPQDVQTEAFDYPESFFEKRLHHWRRPAPDATELNRAVAALRAAKAPLIIAGGGVKYSEAGAALAQLAESHGIPVTETQAGKGTLPWNHPLQMGGIGVTGTTAANDLARNADCILAIGTRLQDFTTGSHYLWATGTQLIQLNTASFDAVKQNALPLVADARAGIQSLQTALAGWKVPAAWTAKATEGAKAWNAAVDARTSPKASAANALPSDAQVLGAVNRSAAPEDIMINAAGGMPGELHKLWRAHRPEGYHLEYGYSCMGYEIAGGLGIKLAHPDRRVIVFVGDGSYLMMNSEIVSSVMMGAKLDIVITDNSGFGCINRLQQACGGRPFNNLFEDVKRVRDVKIDFAAHARAMGAIAEKVTSIADLEAALERAKKNDRTSVIVIDTDPLDSTPDGGAWWDVPVPEVSTRGQVDAARAQYEKALTGQK from the coding sequence ATGAAGACCATCCGACTGACCATGGCCCAGGCCCTGCTGCGCTATTTCCGTGCGCAGGAGATCGAGATCGACGGCGTCAGACAGCCGATCCTCGCCGGCATGTTCGCGATCTTCGGCCACGGCAATGTGGCGGGCCTCGGTGAAGCCTTGGCCGATGTCGCCGACGACTTCCCGACCTACCGCGCCCAGAACGAACAGGCCATGGCGCATGCCGCCGTGGCATTTGCCAAGGCGCATCACCGCCGCCGCATCTTAGGGTGCACCACCTCCGTCGGGCCTGGCGCCACCAATATGATCACGGCCGCCGCCGTGGCGCATGTCAACCGCCTGCCGCTGCTGCTGCTGCCCGGCGACATCTTCGCCAACCGGCGTCCCGACCCCGTGCTGCAGCAGATCGAAAGCTTCCAGGACGCGACCCTTTCCGCCAATGACTGCTTCAAGCCGGTGTCGCGGCTCTGGGACCGCATCACGCGCCCCGACCAGATCCTCGCTAGTTTGCCGCAGGCGATGCGGGTTTTGACCGATCCCGTCGAGTGCGGTCCGGTGACGCTCTGCCTGCCGCAGGACGTGCAGACCGAGGCCTTCGACTATCCGGAAAGCTTCTTCGAGAAGCGCCTCCATCACTGGCGCCGCCCGGCGCCGGATGCCACGGAACTCAACCGTGCGGTCGCTGCCCTGCGCGCTGCCAAGGCGCCGCTCATCATCGCCGGCGGCGGCGTCAAATACAGCGAGGCTGGTGCGGCGCTGGCGCAACTCGCAGAAAGCCACGGCATCCCGGTCACCGAAACCCAGGCGGGGAAGGGGACACTCCCCTGGAACCATCCGCTGCAGATGGGCGGCATCGGCGTCACGGGCACAACGGCCGCGAACGACCTTGCCCGCAATGCCGATTGCATCCTCGCCATCGGCACGCGCCTCCAGGACTTCACCACGGGCTCGCATTATCTTTGGGCGACCGGCACCCAGCTCATCCAGCTCAACACGGCAAGCTTCGATGCGGTGAAGCAGAATGCCTTGCCGCTGGTGGCCGATGCGCGGGCCGGCATTCAGTCGCTGCAAACGGCGCTCGCCGGCTGGAAGGTGCCTGCCGCCTGGACCGCGAAGGCGACAGAGGGGGCGAAGGCCTGGAACGCCGCCGTCGACGCCCGCACCTCGCCCAAGGCCAGTGCCGCCAACGCACTCCCTTCCGATGCCCAGGTACTGGGCGCCGTCAACCGCTCGGCGGCACCTGAGGATATCATGATCAATGCCGCCGGCGGCATGCCGGGCGAGTTGCACAAGCTGTGGCGCGCGCATCGGCCCGAGGGCTATCACCTCGAATACGGCTATTCCTGCATGGGTTATGAGATCGCCGGCGGCCTCGGCATCAAGCTGGCGCATCCCGACCGCCGCGTCATCGTCTTCGTCGGCGACGGCTCCTATCTGATGATGAATTCCGAGATCGTCTCCTCGGTCATGATGGGCGCCAAGCTCGATATCGTTATCACCGACAACAGCGGCTTCGGCTGCATCAACCGCCTGCAGCAGGCCTGCGGCGGCAGGCCGTTCAACAATCTCTTTGAAGATGTGAAGCGCGTGCGCGACGTGAAGATCGACTTCGCGGCGCATGCCCGCGCCATGGGCGCCATCGCCGAAAAGGTCACCAGCATCGCCGACCTCGAAGCGGCCTTGGAGCGCGCCAAGAAGAACGACCGCACCAGCGTCATCGTCATCGATACCGACCCCTTGGATTCGACGCCGGATGGCGGTGCCTGGTGGGATGTGCCGGTGCCGGAAGTCTCGACCCGCGGCCAGGTGGACGCGGCCCGCGCCCAATATGAAAAGGCCCTGACGGGTCAAAAGTGA
- a CDS encoding bifunctional 5-dehydro-2-deoxygluconokinase/5-dehydro-2-deoxyphosphogluconate aldolase: MKFPPKSDRKLDVISIGRSSVDLYGQQAGGRLEDMASFAKYIGGCPTNIAVGAARLGLASAVITRVGDEHMGRFIREQLTAEGVDTRGVATDPTRLTALVILGIRDKEHFPLIFYRENCADMALEAEHIDPAFINEARAVLVTGTHLSKPNLAAASKRAMQIARANKAVTILDIDYRPVLWGIGGHGTGEIRFVDNRAVTTHLQSILPDCDIVVGTEEEVHIAGGSTDTLTALRNIRAKTPALIVMKRGPLGCVAYPDAIPAQIEGALVDTGFPVEVYNVLGAGDGFMSGLLRGLLGGETLENAMRMANACGALVVSRHGCAPASPTWRELKHFLEQGSKEHALRKDAALNDLHWATTRRHLSPEICALAFDHRVQLERLAKQVGAAQARIPVLKRLIYDAADKAFGADPAFGIILDDRFGGDVLAHATGRGHWIARPVELPEHIPLVFEGGRDIGGTLREWPVEHTVKCLVYQKPADGPEITAPQEDRLLALFAACRQSGHELLLEIIPDKTNPGDGQTVAAMIRRYYELGLKPDWWKLAAPDDQAGWNAISDIVRARDPDCRGVLLLGLDAPEPDLVRTLTAAATQPICKGFAIGRSVFSQPAEAWLQDRLSDSEFVTEVASRYRRLIDVWRGARSGHSAVA, from the coding sequence ATGAAGTTCCCGCCGAAATCCGACCGCAAGCTCGACGTCATCAGCATCGGCCGCTCCTCGGTCGACCTCTACGGCCAGCAGGCCGGTGGGCGGCTCGAGGACATGGCGTCCTTTGCCAAATATATCGGCGGCTGCCCCACCAATATCGCGGTGGGTGCGGCGCGCCTGGGCTTGGCTTCCGCCGTCATCACGCGGGTGGGCGACGAGCATATGGGCCGCTTCATCCGCGAACAGCTCACCGCCGAAGGGGTGGATACACGCGGGGTCGCCACCGATCCCACGCGGTTGACCGCCCTCGTCATTCTCGGCATCCGCGACAAGGAACATTTCCCGCTCATTTTCTACCGCGAGAACTGCGCCGACATGGCCCTGGAGGCCGAGCATATCGACCCCGCCTTCATCAACGAGGCGCGGGCGGTGCTGGTGACCGGGACCCATCTCTCGAAGCCCAATCTCGCTGCCGCCAGCAAGCGCGCGATGCAGATCGCGCGCGCCAACAAAGCCGTGACGATCCTCGACATCGACTATCGCCCGGTCCTCTGGGGCATCGGCGGCCATGGCACGGGCGAGATCCGCTTCGTCGACAATAGGGCCGTCACCACGCATCTCCAATCCATCCTGCCCGACTGCGATATCGTGGTCGGCACGGAAGAAGAGGTGCATATCGCCGGCGGCTCGACCGATACCTTGACGGCACTCCGGAACATCCGCGCCAAGACACCGGCCCTCATCGTCATGAAGCGCGGGCCGCTGGGTTGCGTCGCCTATCCCGACGCAATCCCGGCCCAGATCGAGGGCGCCCTGGTCGATACCGGCTTCCCGGTCGAGGTCTATAATGTGCTGGGCGCCGGCGACGGTTTCATGAGCGGCCTGCTGCGCGGGCTGCTCGGTGGCGAGACATTGGAAAACGCGATGCGTATGGCCAATGCCTGCGGTGCGCTGGTCGTCTCGCGCCATGGCTGCGCCCCGGCCAGCCCCACCTGGCGGGAACTGAAACATTTCCTGGAACAAGGCAGCAAGGAACATGCGCTGCGCAAGGATGCGGCCTTGAACGATCTCCATTGGGCGACGACGCGCCGGCATCTCTCGCCGGAAATCTGCGCGCTCGCCTTCGATCACCGCGTGCAGCTGGAGCGCCTGGCCAAACAGGTCGGCGCCGCCCAGGCCCGCATTCCGGTGTTGAAGCGCCTCATTTATGACGCCGCCGACAAGGCCTTCGGTGCCGATCCGGCTTTCGGCATCATCCTCGACGACCGCTTCGGCGGCGATGTGCTGGCCCATGCCACCGGGCGGGGCCATTGGATCGCGCGGCCCGTCGAGCTTCCCGAGCACATTCCGCTGGTCTTCGAAGGTGGCCGCGATATCGGCGGGACTTTACGCGAATGGCCGGTCGAACACACGGTGAAATGCCTCGTCTATCAAAAACCCGCCGACGGGCCGGAGATCACGGCACCGCAGGAGGACCGCCTGCTGGCCCTTTTCGCTGCCTGCCGGCAAAGCGGCCATGAATTGCTGTTGGAGATCATCCCCGACAAGACCAATCCGGGCGATGGGCAGACCGTCGCCGCCATGATCCGCCGCTATTATGAATTGGGCCTCAAGCCGGATTGGTGGAAGCTCGCGGCACCCGACGACCAGGCCGGTTGGAACGCCATCAGCGACATCGTCCGCGCCCGCGATCCCGATTGCCGCGGCGTGCTGCTGCTGGGGCTCGATGCGCCGGAACCCGATCTGGTGCGGACCCTCACCGCCGCCGCGACCCAGCCGATCTGCAAGGGCTTCGCCATCGGCCGCTCGGTCTTTTCGCAGCCGGCGGAAGCCTGGCTGCAGGACCGCCTCTCGGATTCGGAATTCGTCACCGAGGTTGCGTCGCGCTATCGTCGCCTGATCGATGTCTGGCGCGGCGCCCGCAGCGGGCATAGCGCGGTCGCCTAA